The DNA region AATGGCGATATCCGTACTGCTGTTTTGCATCCCGCTGGGGGCTTCGGCCCAGGGATTCATGCCATGGACGGATGTCATGATGGAGGCGGACTCCGACGGTAGCGGCGGGATCAGCATGCAGGAGGTCAAGGCCTACAAGCTGGGCTCCCGGTTCCAGGGCTTCCAGCCGTGGATGGCGGACCACTTTGCGGAGGTAGATCTTGACGGCGACGGTGAAGTCAGCATGTTCGAGCTGAAAAAGAGCACGATGAACATGGGCATGACGGATCAGGAAGTCTCCACGGGCTTCTACCGTGGTTTCGGCTTTATGCCGTCCAACCAGTAAGCCGGCTTTTCCCCCAAGTCCTTTTCTTGAGGCAGGCCCATTGAAAGATGGGCCTTTTTAATTTTGCCGGGGAAAAACGGCACGATATCCCGCCATTCGGCGCCGTTCGACGGAGCTCCGGGCACGGGAGAATTCGGGGCGGCAACGGAGGGAACGAATGTTTGAACAGGAACAGCAGATCGTGGACCGCCTGCTTGCCGAGAGCGCAGCGTTCAAGAAACTGCACGATAAGCATCAGGACCTGAAAAAGCGGATTGACAAGGCGCAACGCGGGAAGGCCGCGCTCGTGGAAGAGAGCCGGCTGGAAGATATGAAGAAGCAGAAACTCCGGCTCAAGGACCAGATGGCCCGAATGATCGCGGACTGCAAAAAAGAGGCCTAGCGGCCAACTCCTGGCGCTCAGCTCTTGGGCGCCCAGCTCCTGGGCGGATTGTCTGCCGCGCCGCCCGCGCGGCAGAGGAAGAATTTGC from Gammaproteobacteria bacterium includes:
- a CDS encoding YdcH family protein; its protein translation is MFEQEQQIVDRLLAESAAFKKLHDKHQDLKKRIDKAQRGKAALVEESRLEDMKKQKLRLKDQMARMIADCKKEA